A genomic window from Winogradskyella sp. J14-2 includes:
- the tpx gene encoding thiol peroxidase, protein MANITLGGTPVETLGNLPKVGSKAPDFKLTDTELKDKSLSDFNGHRLVLNIFPSVDTGTCAQSVRTFNEKASQLENTKVLCISKDLPFAMARFCGAEGLDNVVSLSDYKTGGFGKDYGLAFANGAFETLLSRCVVVIDTDGTILHTEQVSEIADEPDYASALSSLS, encoded by the coding sequence ATGGCAAACATAACACTAGGAGGCACTCCAGTAGAAACTTTAGGAAATTTACCAAAAGTTGGTAGCAAAGCACCAGATTTTAAACTCACTGACACAGAGTTAAAAGATAAAAGCTTATCAGATTTTAATGGCCACAGGTTGGTATTGAACATTTTTCCAAGTGTAGATACTGGCACTTGTGCGCAATCTGTAAGAACCTTTAACGAAAAAGCCAGTCAACTAGAAAACACCAAGGTACTTTGTATCTCTAAAGACTTACCCTTTGCCATGGCTCGCTTTTGTGGTGCTGAAGGTTTGGATAACGTTGTAAGCTTATCGGATTATAAAACAGGTGGGTTTGGTAAGGATTATGGTCTAGCTTTTGCAAATGGAGCATTTGAAACCTTACTGTCTCGATGTGTTGTTGTTATAGATACTGACGGCACTATTTTGCATACCGAGCAAGTTTCTGAAATTGCGGACGAGCCAGATTATGCAAGTGCTTTAAGCAGCTTATCTTAA
- the pheT gene encoding phenylalanine--tRNA ligase subunit beta: MKISYNWLKQFINIDWNAEKTGELLTDLGLEIEGIETYESIKGGLKGIVVGEVLTCVQHPNADRLKVTTVNIGEAEPVQIVCGAPNVAAGQKVPVATIGTTLYTAEGEAWKIKKGKIRGEESHGMICAEDELGLGESHDGIMVLDADLKVGTPVAEIFEVENDEVFEIGLTPNRADAMSHYGVARDLKAGLLQNDVPLELITPSVMSYHVDTRSLKIDVDVKDKEKCPRYCGVTISGVKVKTSPSWLQNRLKAIGLSPINNIVDITNYVLHELGQPLHAFDAGKISGNKIEVKTCKAGTKFTTLDEIVRELHEEDLMICDAEKPICIAGVFGGMDSGVTEATTNIFLESAYFDPVSIRKTAKRHGLNTDASFRFERGIDPNITEYALKRAALLITEVAGGEITSDISDAYPNKIKDYEVRLSFENTKKLIGEEIPRETIKSILTSLEIKVNNVTEAGLGLTIPAYRNDVQREADVIEEILRVYGYNTIGTTEKLNASISNSSRFEDYKLQNIIGNQLASQGFFEIMANSLTSTKYVELSEQLNADHNVKMLNPLSADLEVMRQSLLFSGLEAVSHNINRKRYDLKLFEFGKTYHQYSDNREEHKHLSIFITGNKTLERWNTKTTPSDFFYLKGTTEAVLERLGLNRFKSSPHKTDILSEGMSLSIGKKTLVEFGLVKKSVLKHFGISQHVLYADFNWDNVLDMAKHNSITFKAIPKYPEVRRDFALLLDNKVTFEEIYTIAKQTEKQLLKDINLFDVYEGKNLPAGKKSYAVSFTLQDENKTLTDKQIDKIMSKLQSNFESKLGAELR, encoded by the coding sequence ATGAAGATATCTTATAACTGGTTAAAACAGTTTATCAATATAGATTGGAATGCCGAGAAAACAGGCGAATTACTTACAGATCTTGGACTTGAAATAGAAGGTATAGAAACATACGAATCTATTAAAGGCGGACTAAAAGGTATTGTTGTTGGCGAAGTATTGACTTGTGTACAACACCCAAATGCAGACCGACTAAAAGTAACAACCGTAAATATCGGTGAAGCAGAACCTGTACAAATTGTATGTGGTGCACCAAATGTTGCTGCAGGCCAAAAAGTACCTGTGGCTACAATCGGCACAACGCTTTACACGGCAGAAGGCGAAGCCTGGAAAATAAAAAAAGGGAAAATTAGAGGCGAAGAAAGCCACGGAATGATTTGTGCTGAGGACGAACTTGGTCTTGGCGAATCTCACGATGGCATTATGGTACTCGATGCCGATCTAAAGGTTGGTACACCAGTCGCAGAGATTTTTGAGGTTGAAAATGACGAGGTTTTTGAAATTGGCCTAACACCAAATCGTGCCGATGCTATGAGTCATTATGGAGTTGCCAGAGACTTAAAAGCCGGTTTACTTCAAAACGATGTACCCTTAGAGTTAATTACTCCTTCGGTAATGTCTTATCATGTAGATACCAGATCGCTGAAGATCGATGTTGATGTTAAGGATAAGGAGAAATGTCCTAGATATTGTGGAGTTACCATTTCTGGTGTTAAGGTTAAAACTTCGCCTAGCTGGTTACAAAACCGTTTAAAGGCAATTGGTTTATCACCCATAAATAATATTGTAGATATCACTAATTACGTTTTGCACGAGTTAGGCCAACCATTGCACGCTTTTGATGCTGGTAAAATTTCAGGAAATAAGATTGAGGTTAAAACTTGTAAAGCCGGAACAAAATTTACAACATTAGACGAGATCGTAAGAGAATTGCACGAAGAAGATCTGATGATTTGTGATGCCGAAAAACCAATTTGTATTGCAGGCGTTTTTGGCGGAATGGATTCTGGTGTAACAGAAGCTACTACTAACATTTTCTTAGAAAGTGCATACTTTGACCCTGTTAGCATTAGAAAAACAGCAAAACGTCACGGACTCAATACAGATGCCTCCTTTAGATTTGAAAGAGGTATTGACCCAAATATTACAGAATATGCTTTAAAACGTGCAGCTTTATTAATTACTGAAGTTGCTGGAGGTGAAATTACAAGTGATATTTCTGACGCCTATCCCAACAAAATCAAGGATTACGAAGTACGATTGAGTTTTGAAAACACAAAGAAACTAATTGGTGAAGAAATTCCTAGAGAAACCATTAAAAGTATTTTAACCTCTTTAGAAATTAAGGTTAATAATGTCACTGAAGCTGGTTTAGGGTTAACAATACCAGCTTATAGAAATGACGTGCAACGTGAAGCGGATGTCATTGAAGAAATACTTAGAGTCTATGGCTACAATACCATTGGCACAACCGAGAAGTTAAACGCTTCCATCTCTAATTCTTCACGTTTTGAAGATTATAAATTACAAAACATTATTGGTAATCAATTAGCATCTCAAGGATTCTTCGAGATTATGGCTAACTCATTAACCTCAACTAAATATGTTGAATTAAGTGAGCAACTTAATGCAGACCATAACGTAAAAATGCTAAATCCATTAAGTGCAGACTTAGAGGTTATGCGTCAGTCTTTACTGTTTTCTGGTTTGGAAGCTGTATCTCATAATATCAATAGAAAGCGTTACGATTTAAAATTGTTTGAATTTGGTAAAACCTACCACCAGTATTCAGACAATCGCGAAGAACATAAACACTTATCAATTTTTATAACAGGTAATAAGACCCTAGAACGTTGGAATACTAAAACCACACCTAGCGACTTCTTTTACTTAAAAGGAACCACTGAAGCTGTTTTAGAGCGCTTAGGATTAAATAGATTTAAATCTTCACCTCATAAAACCGATATTCTTAGTGAAGGTATGAGCCTTTCTATTGGCAAGAAAACTTTGGTTGAATTCGGGTTGGTTAAGAAATCGGTATTGAAACATTTTGGCATTTCACAGCATGTTTTATATGCTGACTTTAACTGGGATAATGTTCTGGATATGGCCAAACACAACTCCATAACATTTAAAGCCATACCAAAATACCCAGAAGTACGAAGAGATTTTGCTTTATTGTTGGACAACAAAGTCACCTTTGAAGAAATCTACACCATTGCCAAACAAACCGAAAAGCAATTGCTTAAAGATATAAATCTTTTTGATGTCTATGAAGGAAAGAATCTACCAGCTGGCAAAAAGAGTTATGCAGTAAGCTTTACGTTGCAAGACGAAAACAAAACACTTACTGATAAACAAATCGATAAAATTATGTCCAAGCTTCAATCTAACTTTGAATCTAAACTTGGTGCTGAGTTGAGATAG
- a CDS encoding DUF481 domain-containing protein, translated as MQLLFNKTLYLLFLFPILLFGQINESDSLKIKANLSLTGFWQGGNVETLIFRAKSGITYKPWKKWVVKTQNSYVYQEFGKEKADADFLSLNFLYFNPEKKIYPQLLGFLSTNYRREISSRSLLGGGVTFQVYKKDKNWLKFSVTSEYEQTNFNNTNFNLNAYDGSDDIDTWRGTIWVNGKYYLFKGKIIVSHESYIQPSLEESDNYRWQADFGLEFPIWKFLSFKINYLRTFESIVIEGQKREDKFLTFGFTLKSY; from the coding sequence ATGCAGCTACTATTTAATAAGACATTATACCTTTTATTTCTGTTTCCAATACTGCTTTTTGGGCAAATTAACGAGAGCGATTCGTTAAAAATTAAAGCTAACCTATCGCTCACAGGCTTCTGGCAAGGTGGTAATGTAGAAACACTAATCTTTAGAGCAAAATCTGGTATTACTTACAAACCATGGAAAAAATGGGTGGTTAAAACCCAGAATTCTTATGTATATCAAGAATTCGGAAAAGAAAAAGCAGATGCCGATTTTTTAAGTCTTAACTTCCTTTACTTTAATCCAGAAAAAAAGATTTATCCTCAGTTATTAGGCTTTTTGAGCACCAATTACAGACGCGAAATAAGTTCGCGTTCCTTATTGGGAGGTGGTGTAACCTTTCAGGTGTATAAAAAGGATAAGAATTGGTTGAAGTTTTCAGTAACAAGCGAGTATGAGCAAACCAATTTTAACAACACCAATTTTAATCTTAATGCGTACGATGGTAGTGATGACATTGACACATGGCGCGGAACAATTTGGGTTAATGGCAAGTACTACCTTTTTAAAGGCAAAATAATTGTAAGCCATGAAAGCTATATACAACCTTCTTTAGAGGAAAGTGATAATTACCGTTGGCAAGCCGATTTTGGGCTGGAATTCCCAATATGGAAATTCCTCAGCTTTAAGATTAACTACTTACGCACCTTTGAAAGTATTGTTATAGAAGGCCAAAAACGCGAAGACAAGTTTTTAACCTTTGGGTTTACGTTGAAAAGTTATTGA
- a CDS encoding metallophosphoesterase → MNRRKFIKRTFLGTIGVGFLTGLYTWQIEPFWLEFVKRKMPISNLPDKLVGKTLMQISDIHIGDRFDYSYIIDSFKKAQNFNPDFVVYTGDYVSYENEKQFEQLDEVLKHTVKGKIGTVGILGNHDYGKNWAEQNVADKISEQLTNAGIQMLKNDQADISGLNIIGFDDFWALNFEPEKVMNNYDQNKANLLLCHNPDVCDLDVWNGYKGWILSGHTHGGQCKPPFLNAPMLPVKNKKYSQGEIDLNDGRTLYINRAIGHLWQMRFNVRPEITIFELEQS, encoded by the coding sequence ATGAACAGACGAAAATTTATAAAACGAACATTTTTGGGAACAATTGGAGTTGGTTTTTTAACTGGACTTTACACTTGGCAAATTGAGCCTTTTTGGTTAGAATTTGTGAAACGTAAAATGCCAATTTCTAATCTTCCTGATAAGCTCGTTGGAAAAACTTTAATGCAAATTAGTGATATTCATATAGGAGATAGATTTGACTATAGTTATATAATTGACTCGTTTAAAAAAGCACAAAATTTTAATCCTGATTTTGTTGTTTACACAGGTGACTATGTAAGTTACGAGAACGAAAAGCAATTTGAACAATTAGATGAAGTATTAAAACATACTGTTAAGGGAAAAATAGGAACCGTTGGAATACTAGGAAATCACGATTATGGGAAAAACTGGGCTGAACAAAATGTAGCCGATAAAATTTCAGAACAATTGACAAATGCAGGAATCCAAATGCTAAAAAACGACCAAGCAGATATTTCGGGTTTGAATATAATCGGGTTTGATGATTTTTGGGCTTTAAATTTTGAACCTGAAAAAGTGATGAATAACTACGACCAAAATAAAGCCAATTTGTTGTTATGCCATAACCCAGACGTATGCGATTTAGATGTTTGGAACGGATATAAAGGTTGGATTTTATCTGGTCATACACATGGTGGACAATGCAAGCCACCTTTTTTAAATGCACCTATGTTACCGGTCAAAAACAAAAAGTATTCACAAGGCGAAATTGACTTGAATGACGGTAGAACTTTATATATTAATCGAGCCATTGGTCATTTATGGCAAATGAGATTTAACGTAAGACCCGAAATAACCATTTTTGAACTCGAACAATCATAA
- a CDS encoding peroxiredoxin family protein translates to MRYIFGLLVFTSLFSCKNETKSNTNAVIPLDEGMYRAWLPIQDNQEIPFVFKVESKNKLKIFNAEETILVDEIEYKNDSVYINLPVFKDYLVAKISNDESLNGFYVSPDRDRKVSFRAEGHENIRFPVKEKPSANIGGVWETVFSKGIEGDEYIAKGIFKQKGQKVTGTFRTTTGDYRYLEGVMDGDTMKLSTFDGAHAFLFTATVKDSTMNGYFYSGNHWKEPFEAKRNEDYELPNANELTYLKEGYESLDFVFPNTSDELVGLKDDRYKDKVVVVQIMGTWCPNCLDESKYYADFYKANKDKDIEFIALAFEYAKDKETAFSRIDRLQSKIGVDYPVLLAQYDGADKAKAQEKLPMLNHVLSYPTSIFIDKKGKVRKIHTGFNGPATGEKYTEFKAEFEAFITTLLEE, encoded by the coding sequence ATGCGATATATTTTTGGACTTTTAGTATTCACATCTTTATTTTCATGTAAAAACGAAACTAAATCTAATACTAATGCAGTTATTCCATTAGACGAAGGAATGTACAGAGCTTGGTTACCAATTCAAGATAACCAAGAAATTCCTTTCGTCTTTAAAGTCGAATCAAAAAACAAATTGAAGATATTTAATGCTGAGGAAACGATATTGGTAGATGAAATTGAATACAAAAACGACTCGGTTTACATTAATTTACCAGTTTTTAAGGATTATTTGGTGGCTAAAATTAGCAATGATGAAAGTCTGAATGGTTTTTATGTGAGCCCAGATAGAGATCGTAAAGTTTCTTTTAGAGCAGAAGGCCATGAAAATATAAGATTTCCGGTAAAGGAAAAACCAAGTGCTAATATTGGAGGTGTTTGGGAAACCGTATTTAGTAAAGGTATTGAAGGAGATGAATACATAGCAAAAGGCATTTTTAAGCAAAAAGGACAGAAGGTTACAGGTACTTTTAGAACTACCACAGGCGATTACCGTTATTTGGAAGGTGTTATGGATGGCGATACTATGAAGCTGTCAACTTTTGATGGTGCGCACGCCTTTTTGTTTACAGCTACAGTAAAAGATTCAACCATGAATGGTTATTTTTATTCGGGAAACCACTGGAAGGAACCTTTTGAAGCCAAGCGCAACGAGGACTATGAACTGCCAAACGCTAATGAATTGACCTATCTAAAAGAAGGTTACGAAAGTTTAGATTTTGTGTTTCCCAATACTTCTGATGAGTTGGTAGGTCTTAAGGATGACCGATATAAAGATAAAGTTGTGGTGGTACAAATTATGGGAACCTGGTGCCCTAACTGTTTGGATGAAAGCAAATACTATGCAGACTTTTATAAAGCAAATAAGGATAAGGATATAGAATTTATTGCCTTAGCTTTTGAGTATGCAAAAGACAAAGAAACTGCCTTTAGTCGTATTGATAGATTGCAAAGTAAAATAGGTGTAGACTATCCTGTTCTTTTAGCACAATATGATGGTGCAGACAAAGCTAAAGCGCAAGAAAAATTACCAATGCTAAACCATGTATTATCCTATCCAACCTCTATTTTTATTGATAAAAAAGGAAAAGTTAGAAAGATACATACAGGTTTTAATGGACCTGCAACCGGTGAGAAGTATACTGAGTTTAAAGCTGAATTTGAAGCGTTTATAACAACATTACTAGAAGAGTAA
- a CDS encoding short-chain fatty acid transporter, with amino-acid sequence MITKLGQKFTDGFTKYMPSAYVFALLLTLLTFVLALVFTDHQPINILQGWYNGFWSLLSFGMQIVLIIITAYCIAQSSPVKKGIDYITKYIKTPTQVYLVIIALGALLSLISFGMVVVTAILGRELALRIKGIHYPFLVACVYFSFNGWVCGLSSSIALLLNTENNFLIQEGILNNTISTSYSLGATLNIAMIVLFVVVSPLLIWLLIPKSHEGKELKDLQTSLDDETNSVKDEALSYKLPYKALSDALNNAGWLQLTVAVLGLAYIIYHFATKSFDLNFNIMIFIFLIVGMLLHITPMRFSIAMKRASSNISGILFQYPFYAGIMGIMMASGLGEKITNTLITIATTENYAFIAYLSGGIINFAIPSAGGEFAVIGPSILNMVQELGTNLSPTEVTAMTARASMSVAYGESLSNLLQPFFLLVVFPVMGKGIKIQARDVVGYLFIPFVVLFVIQALLVTYMPY; translated from the coding sequence ATGATTACCAAACTCGGTCAGAAATTTACAGATGGTTTTACCAAATACATGCCAAGTGCTTATGTGTTTGCGCTGTTGCTTACACTACTCACTTTTGTTTTGGCCTTGGTATTTACAGACCACCAACCCATTAATATTTTACAAGGCTGGTATAATGGCTTTTGGAGTCTTTTATCATTTGGTATGCAGATTGTGCTTATTATCATCACAGCTTACTGTATTGCGCAATCCTCACCTGTAAAAAAAGGGATTGATTATATTACCAAATATATTAAAACACCAACACAGGTTTATCTGGTTATTATTGCGCTTGGTGCTTTATTATCCTTAATAAGTTTTGGAATGGTTGTGGTTACAGCCATTTTAGGACGCGAATTGGCGCTACGCATTAAAGGCATTCACTATCCTTTTTTGGTAGCTTGCGTGTATTTTTCTTTTAATGGCTGGGTTTGCGGTTTATCGAGCTCCATTGCATTGTTGCTTAATACCGAAAATAACTTTTTGATACAAGAAGGTATTTTAAACAATACTATTTCTACAAGTTATAGTTTAGGCGCGACGCTAAATATTGCGATGATTGTTTTGTTTGTGGTCGTTTCTCCATTATTGATTTGGTTACTTATTCCTAAATCTCACGAAGGCAAAGAACTCAAGGATTTACAAACGTCGTTAGATGATGAAACTAATTCGGTTAAAGACGAAGCCCTCTCTTACAAACTACCATATAAAGCATTATCTGATGCGTTAAACAATGCTGGTTGGTTGCAGCTTACTGTTGCTGTACTTGGATTAGCCTATATTATTTACCACTTTGCAACCAAAAGCTTTGATCTCAACTTTAACATTATGATTTTCATTTTTCTTATTGTTGGGATGCTCTTACACATTACACCAATGCGTTTTAGCATTGCGATGAAACGTGCCAGCAGTAATATTTCTGGCATATTGTTTCAATATCCGTTTTATGCAGGTATTATGGGTATAATGATGGCTTCTGGTTTGGGTGAAAAAATCACAAACACTCTAATAACCATTGCCACTACCGAAAATTATGCTTTTATAGCCTATTTATCAGGTGGTATTATCAATTTTGCAATACCATCTGCAGGTGGTGAGTTTGCGGTTATTGGCCCAAGTATTTTAAATATGGTGCAAGAACTTGGCACCAACCTCTCACCGACTGAAGTTACAGCTATGACAGCCAGGGCTTCTATGTCTGTAGCTTATGGAGAAAGCTTAAGCAATTTACTACAACCCTTCTTTTTGCTCGTCGTTTTCCCTGTAATGGGTAAAGGCATTAAAATACAAGCGAGAGATGTGGTTGGGTATTTATTTATTCCTTTTGTGGTGTTATTTGTGATACAGGCGCTTTTGGTAACTTATATGCCTTATTAA
- a CDS encoding SDR family oxidoreductase, which yields MENVLVAGANGTTGKQVVNLLKNSQYFNPIAMVRKESQLEPFKNENIDTVLGDLTKDLAHVVKDVDKVVFAAGSGGKNVVEVDQEGAKRLIDVSKMANVNKFVMLSSMGANNPEMMPDLKDYLQAKQNADEHLRESNLKYAIIRPGTLKNEEGKGKIEIAENELNKQGEISRADVAQTLVRALHDDAPKNKTFEILEGETLIGEAFEVAMN from the coding sequence ATGGAAAATGTATTAGTAGCTGGTGCTAATGGTACCACAGGAAAACAAGTTGTTAACCTTTTAAAGAATTCGCAATATTTTAATCCGATTGCTATGGTGCGAAAAGAATCACAGTTAGAGCCATTTAAAAATGAAAATATAGATACCGTTTTAGGTGATTTAACCAAAGATTTAGCGCACGTTGTAAAAGACGTGGATAAAGTGGTGTTTGCGGCAGGATCTGGTGGGAAGAATGTTGTAGAGGTCGATCAGGAAGGTGCAAAACGCCTAATAGATGTGTCCAAGATGGCTAATGTCAATAAATTTGTAATGTTAAGTTCAATGGGTGCTAATAATCCTGAAATGATGCCAGATCTTAAAGATTATTTACAGGCTAAGCAAAATGCAGATGAACACTTAAGAGAAAGTAACTTGAAATATGCAATTATAAGGCCTGGAACATTAAAAAATGAAGAAGGAAAAGGTAAAATTGAAATTGCCGAAAACGAATTAAACAAACAAGGAGAAATCAGTAGGGCAGATGTTGCACAAACGTTGGTACGAGCTTTACATGATGATGCTCCTAAAAACAAAACTTTTGAAATATTAGAAGGTGAAACCTTGATAGGTGAAGCCTTTGAAGTTGCTATGAATTAA
- a CDS encoding DUF559 domain-containing protein: MSVNLQTPIDYLKGVGPNRADLLRSELGIHTYQDLINLFPNRYIDRTKYYKINQLQRNNAEVQVIGQITSFREVAQKRGKRLVAEFRDDTGVMELVWFRGQKWIRESLKTGQPYVIFGKTNWFNGKFSMPHPEIELLSEHEKNLRSAMQAIYPSTEKLSNKGITNRVVTKIMQQLFLETKGRYAETIPNTIRGELKLLSKSEALFNIHFPKSPELLSRAQFRLKFEELFYIQLQLILKNLIHKSKIKGFTFEKVGDYFNTFFKNHLPFDLTNAQKRVLKDIRADLGSNAQMNRLLQGDVGSGKTIVGFMSMLMGLDNGFQCCLMAPTEILSVQHYNGLLEWCNKLNISISLLTGSTKTSDRRIIHENLENGNLQILIGTHALLEDKVRFKNLGLAIIDEQHRFGVKQRSKLWEKGPSQSSQREDAKAVLNRYQTARPSTYKLMKELQQENKKNSTEAERILWESLRGKNIGFKFRRQHIIDEFIVDFVNLEKNLVIEVDGGYHNKIEQQEIDEIRTLILNDLGFKVVRFSNEQIIGDIDSVIKTIEQHLKSLPSGEVGGAVIPPHILVMTATPIPRTLAMSVYGDLDISIIDELPAGRKPIKTVHRYDNNRLKVFRFMKDEIAKGRQIYVVYPLIQESEKMDYKDLMDGYESISREFPTPDYQISIVHGKMKAEDKDYEMQRFAEGKTNIMVATTVIEVGVNVPNASVMIIESAERFGLSQLHQLRGRVGRGAEQSYCILMTGHKLSNDSKTRLETMVRSTDGFEIAEVDLKLRGPGDIMGTQQSGVLNLRIADIVKDKDILERARYHAKSVLKLDPSLALPEHKMILNTYRQMSKYRNIWNYIS; this comes from the coding sequence ATGAGTGTGAACTTACAAACACCTATAGATTACCTTAAAGGCGTTGGACCAAACCGAGCTGATTTATTGCGCTCAGAATTGGGTATTCACACCTATCAGGATTTGATTAACCTCTTTCCAAACCGTTACATCGATCGCACCAAATATTACAAAATCAACCAACTACAACGTAATAATGCTGAAGTACAAGTTATTGGACAAATAACCAGTTTTAGAGAAGTAGCGCAAAAACGTGGAAAACGTTTGGTCGCTGAATTTAGAGACGATACTGGTGTTATGGAACTCGTATGGTTTAGAGGGCAAAAATGGATAAGAGAAAGCCTAAAAACAGGACAACCTTACGTCATTTTTGGTAAAACCAACTGGTTTAATGGTAAGTTTAGCATGCCACATCCTGAAATAGAATTACTATCGGAACACGAAAAAAATCTGCGCTCTGCCATGCAAGCCATTTACCCATCTACCGAAAAACTTTCAAACAAAGGGATAACAAATCGTGTTGTAACCAAAATAATGCAGCAATTATTTTTGGAAACCAAAGGACGTTATGCGGAAACTATACCAAATACCATTAGAGGAGAATTAAAATTATTATCGAAATCTGAAGCGCTCTTTAATATACATTTTCCAAAGTCTCCAGAGCTACTTTCGAGAGCTCAATTTCGACTAAAATTTGAAGAATTATTCTACATTCAATTGCAATTAATTCTGAAAAATTTAATCCACAAATCAAAAATAAAAGGCTTCACTTTTGAAAAAGTAGGAGACTATTTCAACACCTTTTTTAAAAACCATTTACCCTTCGATTTAACCAATGCACAGAAACGCGTTCTTAAAGACATTAGGGCAGATTTAGGAAGCAATGCACAAATGAACCGTCTTTTACAAGGTGATGTAGGTTCTGGTAAAACCATAGTTGGCTTTATGTCAATGCTCATGGGACTTGACAACGGTTTTCAATGCTGTCTAATGGCACCAACTGAAATTTTGTCAGTTCAGCACTACAATGGATTATTAGAATGGTGTAATAAATTGAATATCAGTATTTCATTATTAACTGGGTCAACTAAAACTTCAGATAGACGAATTATTCATGAAAATCTCGAAAACGGCAATTTACAGATCTTAATTGGCACTCACGCACTGCTCGAAGATAAGGTGAGATTTAAAAATTTAGGACTTGCTATTATCGACGAGCAACATCGTTTTGGCGTAAAACAAAGATCAAAATTGTGGGAAAAAGGCCCATCTCAATCTTCCCAGAGGGAAGACGCAAAAGCGGTTCTAAACAGATACCAAACTGCTCGACCTTCGACCTACAAATTGATGAAAGAATTACAGCAAGAAAACAAAAAAAACAGCACCGAAGCTGAGCGGATTTTATGGGAAAGTTTACGAGGCAAAAACATAGGATTCAAATTCAGACGTCAACATATCATAGACGAATTTATTGTCGACTTTGTAAATCTAGAGAAGAATTTAGTTATTGAAGTTGATGGTGGTTATCATAATAAAATTGAGCAACAGGAAATAGACGAAATACGAACTTTAATTTTAAATGATCTCGGATTTAAAGTTGTTCGATTTTCAAATGAGCAAATCATTGGAGATATCGACTCCGTAATCAAAACTATTGAGCAACACTTAAAAAGCCTCCCTTCTGGGGAGGTTGGTGGGGCAGTTATTCCACCACATATTTTAGTGATGACCGCTACTCCAATTCCGAGAACTTTAGCAATGTCTGTTTATGGCGACTTGGATATTTCAATTATTGACGAATTACCAGCTGGCAGAAAACCGATAAAAACAGTGCATCGATACGATAATAATCGACTGAAAGTTTTTCGATTTATGAAAGACGAAATTGCCAAAGGCAGACAAATCTATGTTGTGTATCCTCTCATTCAAGAAAGTGAAAAAATGGATTATAAAGACTTGATGGACGGCTACGAAAGCATCTCAAGAGAGTTTCCAACACCAGACTATCAAATTTCTATTGTTCATGGAAAAATGAAAGCCGAAGACAAAGATTACGAGATGCAACGCTTCGCTGAAGGCAAAACCAACATTATGGTTGCCACCACTGTTATTGAAGTTGGTGTTAACGTACCAAATGCTTCGGTTATGATTATTGAAAGTGCTGAACGTTTTGGTTTATCGCAATTACACCAGCTTCGTGGACGTGTTGGTCGTGGTGCCGAACAGAGTTATTGTATTTTAATGACTGGGCATAAACTGAGTAATGACAGTAAAACGCGCTTAGAAACTATGGTACGCTCCACAGATGGCTTTGAAATTGCTGAAGTAGATCTGAAACTTAGAGGTCCTGGCGATATTATGGGTACACAACAAAGTGGTGTTTTAAATCTTAGAATTGCAGATATTGTAAAGGACAAAGACATCCTAGAGCGCGCGAGATATCATGCGAAGTCGGTTTTAAAGCTTGATCCTAGCTTAGCTTTACCTGAACATAAAATGATTTTGAATACTTACAGACAAATGAGTAAGTACCGTAATATCTGGAATTATATTAGTTAA